AGCTCGCGCGTGTACGCGAGGTCGTCGGCCACGATCACGACGAGCGAGCGGCGCCGCACGCTCTTCGCCACCTGCTCGAGCACGTGCTGCAGGTCGCTGTCGGGCGCATCGAGCGAGATCTGGTCGTCGAGCATGCGCAGCATGCGCTCGAGGTGCGCCTCCGAGCCGCCCTCGGGCGTGAAGCCCGTGTGCTCGGCGTTGCCCGCGTACATCGCGACGCGGTCGCCGTGCTTGATCGCGAGGTACGAGAGGATGCCGATCGTCTGGATCGCGACGTCCTCCTTCGACTCGCCGCTCTCGGCCGTCGCCGCCATGTTGCGGCCCGTGTCGACCACGACGATGACGTTGTGCTGCCGCGAGGCGATGTATCGCTTCACGAGCGGCGTCGTCGAGCGCGCCGTCGCCTTCCAGTCGATGTCCTTCACCTCGTCGCCCGGCGCGTACTCGCGCAGGTCGTCGAAGTCGTGGCTGCGGCCGTGGTGGATCGACTGGTAGTTGCCGTCGAGCAGCTCGAAGGTCCGACGATGGGCGTGGATCGCCATCTTCGTCTTGACCTTCTGGAGCCTGCGCTGCATGACGACCCCTACGGCGTGCGCACGGCGTCGAAGATCGCGTCGACGACCTG
The sequence above is a segment of the Agrococcus jejuensis genome. Coding sequences within it:
- a CDS encoding DUF58 domain-containing protein, which translates into the protein MQRRLQKVKTKMAIHAHRRTFELLDGNYQSIHHGRSHDFDDLREYAPGDEVKDIDWKATARSTTPLVKRYIASRQHNVIVVVDTGRNMAATAESGESKEDVAIQTIGILSYLAIKHGDRVAMYAGNAEHTGFTPEGGSEAHLERMLRMLDDQISLDAPDSDLQHVLEQVAKSVRRRSLVVIVADDLAYTRELDQVLGRLHVRHEVLWISIGDADLMARDAKAPEIFGVAGDAPLPDYVRRDKRLMRAFDEGIAQRRRTLQQELLSLGVAAERIPSSDEVIPALFRLLERHRRVRR